A part of Pararoseomonas sp. SCSIO 73927 genomic DNA contains:
- a CDS encoding ABC transporter substrate-binding protein: MAGGISISRRLVLAGLPVALTAQAPAPTASGSLTIGVGTPATSVDPHFHNNGPNNSLTMHIFDRLVDRDARARPVPGLAESWRVVSDTEWEFRLRQGVKWHDGRDFTADDVVFTFARVPEVANSPGGFGGFLRQVARVEVADPRTLRIHTKQPHPLLPTDLTQISIIARHVNGTATEDYNSGKAAIGTGPYRLVSYASGDRAVLARNDGWWGGAQPWAGVNYRFLANDASRTAALLSGDVDLIDQIPTSDLAKLRRDPRVVISEIASLRTMFMAPVHSPEGGSAQVMDNSGAPLQRNPFLDLRVRRALSLAINREALVERVMEGAAEPTGQWLPRGAFGFNPEVRPEGFDPDAAKRLLAEAGFPQGFRLVIATPNDRWPNDSRLAQAVAQMWTRVGVRTTVDSMPYAAFVPRRTRHEFPMQMAAWGSSTGEATNYLVNITGTPNRQRLTGSNNMWRYSDTALDEMVARASATMDDAGREALLREAVARYAETVPYIQLLQLTNTWAFRRGLRHDPRMDERTIAMGVRAEA, translated from the coding sequence ATGGCCGGTGGCATCTCCATCTCGCGGCGGCTGGTCCTCGCGGGACTGCCCGTCGCGCTCACGGCCCAGGCACCCGCCCCCACCGCAAGCGGGTCGCTGACCATCGGCGTCGGCACGCCGGCCACCTCGGTGGACCCGCACTTCCACAACAACGGCCCGAACAACTCGCTCACCATGCACATCTTCGACCGGTTGGTGGACCGGGACGCACGGGCCCGGCCGGTGCCGGGCCTTGCCGAGAGCTGGCGCGTGGTCTCCGACACGGAGTGGGAGTTCCGGCTGCGCCAGGGGGTGAAGTGGCATGACGGCCGCGACTTCACGGCCGACGACGTGGTCTTCACCTTCGCCCGGGTGCCGGAGGTGGCGAACAGCCCCGGCGGCTTCGGCGGCTTCCTGCGGCAGGTGGCGCGGGTGGAGGTGGCGGACCCGCGCACCTTGCGGATCCACACGAAGCAGCCGCACCCCCTGCTGCCGACCGACCTGACGCAGATCAGCATCATCGCCCGCCACGTGAACGGCACCGCGACGGAGGACTACAACAGCGGGAAGGCGGCCATCGGCACCGGCCCCTACCGCCTCGTCTCCTACGCCTCCGGCGACCGCGCCGTTCTGGCACGCAACGACGGGTGGTGGGGCGGCGCGCAGCCCTGGGCGGGGGTGAACTACCGCTTCCTGGCGAACGACGCTTCCCGCACCGCCGCCCTTCTCTCCGGCGACGTGGATCTGATCGACCAGATCCCGACGAGCGACCTGGCGAAGCTGAGGCGCGACCCGCGCGTCGTCATCTCGGAGATCGCGAGCCTGCGGACAATGTTCATGGCGCCCGTTCACTCGCCGGAGGGCGGCAGCGCGCAGGTGATGGACAACAGCGGCGCCCCGCTTCAGCGCAACCCCTTCCTCGACCTCCGCGTGCGCCGCGCCCTGTCGCTCGCGATCAACCGCGAGGCGCTGGTGGAGCGGGTGATGGAGGGCGCGGCCGAGCCGACCGGCCAGTGGCTGCCGCGCGGCGCCTTCGGCTTCAACCCGGAGGTCAGGCCGGAGGGCTTCGACCCGGATGCGGCGAAGCGTCTGCTGGCGGAGGCGGGCTTCCCGCAGGGCTTCCGGCTGGTGATCGCCACGCCGAACGACCGCTGGCCGAACGACTCACGGCTGGCCCAGGCCGTGGCGCAGATGTGGACCCGCGTGGGCGTGCGAACCACGGTGGACTCCATGCCCTACGCCGCCTTCGTGCCGCGCCGCACGCGCCACGAGTTCCCGATGCAGATGGCGGCCTGGGGCAGTTCGACCGGCGAGGCGACGAACTACCTCGTCAACATCACCGGCACGCCGAACCGGCAGAGGCTGACCGGCTCGAACAACATGTGGCGATACTCGGACACGGCACTGGACGAGATGGTGGCCCGCGCCTCCGCCACCATGGACGACGCCGGGCGCGAGGCGCTGCTGCGGGAGGCGGTGGCCCGCTACGCGGAAACCGTGCCCTACATCCAGCTCCTGCAGCTCACCAACACCTGGGCCTTCCGGCGCGGCCTGCGCCACGACCCGCGCATGGACGAGCGGACGATCGCCATGGGGGTGCGGGCGGAGGCTTGA
- a CDS encoding amidase, which translates to MTGAGYRPDSHRQLTFHDAAVAFAKGRDTPRAYLERCLEVIAERDPAVKAFVVVNEAGAREAADASEARWKAGTPLSPIDGMPIGIKDLIETRDMPTQMGCDAYRGSFPKRDSAMIRALRDAGAVILGKTVTTEMGQGHPGPTTNPFDARHTPGGSSSGSAAAVGARMVPAAIGTQVGGSIIRPASYCGNVALKPTQGAINRGERQGLSQSTAGVHAGSIQDMWLVAKAITTRAGGDPGSPSLFGPNTPPVASKPTRLIVMEAEGWAVLDEESRQAFQGVLEGLRSAEVEILTRADAPAIEAFERAISDAKAMTNDLCGFETRWSQQNLIESNPDGVSQRFQERHARAMAMTLDDYRARLLQREAMRRALADLLPLGDALIAPASPGPAPVWEGDKPGQPLAPRPTGDIVYNAATSALGVPCVTVPMTAVRGLPMGVQVIGHPHMDARVTGFARWMLEKVKPVVV; encoded by the coding sequence ATGACCGGGGCCGGCTATCGGCCCGACTCGCATCGGCAGCTCACCTTCCACGATGCCGCCGTGGCCTTCGCCAAGGGCAGGGACACGCCGCGCGCCTATCTGGAGCGCTGCCTGGAGGTGATCGCGGAGCGCGACCCCGCGGTGAAGGCCTTTGTTGTGGTGAATGAGGCCGGTGCGCGCGAGGCAGCGGATGCCAGCGAGGCCCGGTGGAAGGCCGGCACGCCGCTCTCCCCCATCGACGGCATGCCGATCGGCATCAAGGACCTGATCGAGACCCGGGACATGCCGACCCAGATGGGCTGCGACGCCTATCGGGGAAGCTTCCCGAAGCGCGACAGCGCCATGATCCGCGCGCTTCGCGACGCCGGCGCGGTGATCCTCGGCAAGACCGTCACGACGGAGATGGGGCAGGGGCATCCCGGCCCGACGACCAACCCCTTCGATGCCCGACACACGCCCGGCGGCTCCTCCTCCGGTTCCGCCGCCGCCGTGGGGGCGCGGATGGTGCCGGCGGCCATTGGCACGCAGGTCGGCGGCTCCATCATCCGCCCGGCCTCCTACTGCGGGAACGTGGCCCTGAAGCCGACCCAGGGCGCCATCAACCGCGGAGAGCGCCAGGGGCTTTCCCAGAGCACGGCGGGGGTCCATGCCGGCTCCATCCAGGACATGTGGCTGGTCGCGAAGGCCATCACGACGCGGGCCGGCGGCGATCCCGGCTCACCCTCCCTCTTCGGGCCGAACACGCCGCCCGTGGCGAGCAAGCCCACCCGGCTGATCGTGATGGAGGCCGAGGGCTGGGCCGTCCTCGATGAGGAATCCCGCCAGGCCTTCCAGGGGGTGCTGGAAGGCCTCCGCTCCGCGGAGGTCGAGATCCTGACCCGCGCCGACGCGCCGGCCATCGAGGCTTTCGAGCGCGCCATCTCCGACGCCAAGGCGATGACGAACGACCTCTGCGGGTTCGAGACGCGCTGGAGCCAGCAGAACCTCATCGAGTCCAACCCGGACGGCGTGAGCCAGCGCTTCCAGGAGCGCCACGCGCGGGCGATGGCGATGACGCTGGACGACTACCGCGCCCGCCTCCTCCAGCGGGAGGCCATGCGGCGCGCCCTGGCCGACCTGCTCCCCCTGGGTGACGCCCTGATCGCTCCCGCCTCGCCCGGCCCCGCGCCGGTCTGGGAGGGCGACAAGCCCGGCCAGCCGCTGGCGCCGCGGCCGACGGGTGACATCGTCTACAACGCCGCGACCTCGGCGCTCGGCGTGCCCTGCGTGACGGTGCCGATGACGGCGGTGCGCGGCCTGCCCATGGGCGTGCAGGTCATCGGCCACCCGCACATGGATGCCCGCGTGACCGGCTTTGCGCGCTGGATGTTGGAGAAGGTGAAGCCCGTGGTGGTGTGA
- a CDS encoding DUF3597 domain-containing protein, with product MSMFRDIMGKIFGHPAAAQGAPGGIGTLPGASASDPTGAAPGGPAPGSMGAPMPGAAPATSSAAPSGTAPAQSVDVEAVLTDMASKNSQKLNWQTSIVDLMKLLGLDSGLESRKELARDLGYSGSTDDSASMNIWLHKQVMQKLAENGGKVPDSLKG from the coding sequence ATGAGCATGTTCCGCGACATCATGGGCAAGATCTTCGGCCACCCTGCCGCGGCCCAGGGGGCCCCGGGCGGCATCGGCACCCTGCCGGGCGCCAGCGCCTCAGACCCGACCGGCGCGGCGCCCGGCGGCCCCGCCCCGGGCAGCATGGGGGCGCCGATGCCCGGCGCGGCCCCGGCCACCTCCTCTGCCGCCCCCTCCGGCACCGCGCCTGCCCAGTCGGTGGACGTCGAGGCCGTGCTGACGGACATGGCGTCCAAGAACTCGCAGAAGCTGAACTGGCAGACCTCCATCGTCGACCTGATGAAGCTGCTGGGCCTCGACAGCGGCCTGGAGAGCCGCAAGGAGCTGGCGCGGGACCTGGGCTATTCCGGCAGCACCGATGATTCCGCCAGCATGAACATCTGGCTGCACAAGCAGGTCATGCAGAAGCTGGCGGAGAACGGCGGCAAGGTGCCGGACAGCCTGAAAGGCTGA
- a CDS encoding Lrp/AsnC family transcriptional regulator yields MMDEIDRKIVALLQGDATLSVAQLADKVGLSPTPCWKRVQKLEGNGVITRRVALVDPEKIGVGLIVYVAIEAGDHTPGWLESFTRTIAAMPEVMEAHRMAGEVDYMLRVAVTGMAEFDALYKRLIEAVPMRNVTSRFAMEQLKYTTAYPLHRANFRDRAGRDMEGSGEG; encoded by the coding sequence ATGATGGACGAGATCGACCGCAAGATCGTCGCCCTGTTGCAGGGCGACGCGACGCTCTCCGTGGCCCAGCTCGCCGACAAGGTCGGCCTCTCGCCCACCCCCTGCTGGAAGCGCGTCCAGAAGCTGGAGGGGAACGGCGTCATCACCCGGCGCGTGGCGCTGGTGGACCCCGAGAAGATCGGCGTCGGGCTGATCGTCTACGTCGCCATCGAGGCGGGGGATCACACGCCGGGCTGGCTGGAGAGCTTCACCCGCACCATCGCCGCCATGCCGGAGGTGATGGAGGCCCACCGCATGGCGGGGGAGGTGGACTACATGCTCCGCGTGGCCGTGACGGGCATGGCGGAGTTCGACGCCCTCTACAAAAGGCTGATCGAGGCCGTGCCGATGCGCAACGTCACCTCCCGCTTCGCGATGGAGCAGCTGAAGTACACCACCGCCTATCCGCTGCACCGCGCCAACTTCCGGGACCGGGCCGGGCGGGACATGGAGGGCTCCGGCGAGGGGTGA
- a CDS encoding cupin domain-containing protein, whose product MPDGSITKQPPAGYDWRNKGIRHVSAADRSCDTPETLGMNREVAISGSRTGSTHLWAGTNRIEPNSQTGPHHHGPLESIIYIISGTAHMRWGDRLEFITEAKAGDFFQVPPYVPHQEINASSTEVLHCALVRSGVEEVVVNLPEMDAVETPEWVNVSSAAMPGKKPV is encoded by the coding sequence ATGCCCGATGGTAGCATTACCAAGCAGCCTCCTGCCGGCTATGACTGGCGCAACAAGGGCATCCGCCACGTCTCCGCCGCGGATCGCAGCTGCGACACGCCGGAGACGCTGGGGATGAACCGTGAGGTCGCCATCTCCGGCAGCCGCACCGGCTCCACCCATCTCTGGGCCGGCACGAACCGGATCGAGCCGAACTCCCAGACCGGCCCGCACCACCACGGCCCCCTCGAGAGCATCATCTACATCATCTCCGGCACCGCCCACATGCGCTGGGGCGACCGGCTGGAGTTCATCACGGAGGCGAAGGCGGGCGACTTCTTCCAGGTGCCGCCCTACGTGCCCCACCAGGAGATCAACGCCTCCTCGACCGAGGTGCTGCACTGCGCGCTCGTCCGCAGCGGCGTCGAGGAGGTGGTGGTCAACCTGCCGGAGATGGACGCCGTCGAGACGCCGGAATGGGTGAACGTCAGCTCGGCCGCGATGCCGGGCAAGAAGCCTGTCTGA
- a CDS encoding AI-2E family transporter, whose translation MAPTERRLPPAAAPGNPVAGAAMLVSAAVVVAALYFGRDVLVPLVLAVLLAFVLAPIARVLQRLGLPKGVAVLAAVLAAFVLIGAIMGAIGAQGADLVAEIPRYAATLRDKLGALQGLGDLLRRAEGLLGSLGIGGPLEPPANPPGTVVVAQAPRSEAALLNVVGAVLGPILHPLATAGLVILFSILVLLYREDLRDRAIRLAGARDLHRTMTAMNDAAARLSRLFLAQVALNAAYAVIVSALLWAIGLPSPLLWGILAGLMRFVPFIGTPIAVAPPLILALAVDSGWSMAALVLGMFILGGAVMGQVLEPLLFGRRTGLSPLSVVLSASFWAFLWGPIGLLIATPLTVGLVVLGRHVPRFEFFDVLLGDRPPLQPEESFYQRALDGDADGLVDQAREALNEPGATLAAYGDGIALRGLVLAQTDWSREALEPERLDVIRAQVGTLLDDLSDYGLAADSPLPATWRAEGAVVCIAGRGPLDETTARLAGLVLHRTGLGARAEPSAVLETANLNRLDPALVRLVLLSVLEEGNSVAGIRFFLRRIARQLPEAKVIVGLWNAAPDSPMLAALREEGSAEVIVTSLGEAAALGEALAQRG comes from the coding sequence ATGGCCCCTACCGAGAGACGCCTCCCCCCCGCCGCCGCGCCGGGCAACCCCGTGGCGGGCGCGGCGATGCTCGTCTCCGCCGCCGTCGTGGTGGCGGCGCTGTATTTCGGGCGGGACGTGCTGGTGCCCCTGGTGCTGGCGGTGCTGCTGGCCTTCGTGCTGGCGCCCATCGCCCGGGTGCTGCAACGCCTGGGGCTGCCCAAGGGCGTCGCCGTGCTGGCGGCCGTGCTGGCCGCCTTCGTCCTGATCGGGGCCATCATGGGCGCCATCGGCGCGCAGGGCGCGGACCTCGTGGCGGAGATCCCCCGTTACGCCGCCACGCTGCGGGACAAGCTCGGCGCCCTGCAGGGGCTGGGCGACCTGCTCCGCCGGGCGGAAGGGCTGCTGGGCAGCCTCGGCATCGGCGGGCCGCTGGAGCCCCCGGCCAACCCGCCCGGCACGGTGGTGGTGGCGCAGGCCCCGCGATCCGAGGCCGCGCTGCTGAACGTGGTGGGGGCGGTGCTCGGCCCGATCCTGCACCCGCTCGCCACGGCGGGGCTGGTCATCCTCTTCAGCATCCTCGTCCTCCTCTACCGGGAGGACCTGCGGGACCGCGCCATCCGCCTCGCCGGCGCGCGGGACCTGCACCGGACGATGACGGCGATGAACGACGCCGCCGCCCGCCTCTCCCGCCTTTTCCTCGCGCAGGTGGCGCTGAACGCGGCCTATGCCGTCATCGTCTCCGCCCTCCTCTGGGCCATCGGCCTGCCCAGCCCGCTGCTCTGGGGCATCCTCGCCGGGCTGATGCGCTTCGTGCCCTTCATCGGCACCCCTATCGCCGTTGCGCCGCCCCTGATCCTCGCCTTGGCGGTGGATTCCGGCTGGTCCATGGCGGCCCTGGTGCTGGGCATGTTCATCCTCGGCGGCGCGGTGATGGGGCAGGTGCTGGAACCCCTGCTCTTCGGCCGCCGCACCGGCCTCTCCCCCCTTTCCGTCGTGCTCTCGGCCAGCTTCTGGGCGTTCCTCTGGGGCCCGATCGGCCTGCTGATCGCAACGCCGCTCACGGTCGGGCTGGTAGTGCTCGGCCGCCATGTCCCGCGCTTCGAGTTTTTTGACGTGCTGCTGGGCGACCGCCCGCCCCTGCAGCCGGAGGAGAGCTTCTACCAGCGCGCGCTGGACGGCGATGCGGACGGGCTGGTGGACCAGGCGCGGGAGGCGCTGAACGAGCCCGGCGCGACGCTGGCCGCCTACGGCGACGGGATCGCGCTGCGGGGCCTGGTCCTGGCCCAGACCGACTGGTCGCGCGAGGCGCTGGAGCCGGAACGGCTGGACGTGATCCGCGCCCAGGTCGGCACCTTGCTGGACGACCTCTCCGACTACGGCCTGGCAGCCGATTCCCCCCTGCCCGCCACGTGGCGGGCGGAGGGCGCGGTGGTCTGCATCGCCGGGCGTGGTCCGCTGGACGAGACCACGGCGCGGCTGGCCGGGCTGGTCCTGCACCGCACCGGGCTCGGCGCACGGGCAGAGCCGAGCGCCGTGCTGGAAACGGCGAACCTGAACCGGCTCGACCCGGCGCTCGTCCGCCTGGTGCTCCTCTCCGTGCTGGAGGAGGGGAACAGCGTCGCTGGCATCCGCTTCTTCCTGCGCCGCATCGCGCGCCAGCTGCCGGAGGCGAAGGTGATCGTCGGCCTGTGGAACGCCGCCCCGGACAGCCCCATGCTCGCCGCCCTGCGCGAGGAGGGATCGGCGGAGGTCATCGTCACTTCCCTCGGCGAGGCGGCGGCGCTGGGGGAGGCGCTCGCCCAAAGGGGTTGA